From a single Rosa rugosa chromosome 7, drRosRugo1.1, whole genome shotgun sequence genomic region:
- the LOC133719829 gene encoding ammonium transporter 3 member 1-like — protein sequence MAASAYEATGGAVPDWLNKGDNAWQMISATLVGLQSVPGLVILYGSIVKKKWAVNSAFMALYAFAAVVLCWVSWAYKMSFGDKLLPFWGKAGPALGQKFLLKHAALPESTQHHADGSIETPMAMPLYPMATMVWFQCVFAAITLILLAGSVLGRMNFKAWMMFVPLWLTFSYTVGAFSLWGGGFLFHWGVMDYSGGYVIHLSSGIAGFTTAYWVGPRVKKDRERFPPNNVLLTLAGAGLLWMGWAGFNGGDPYAANTDSSMAVLNTNICAATSLLVWTWLDVIFFNKPSVIGAVQGMITGLVCITPAAGLVQGWAAVVMGVLSGSVPWFTMMIVDKRWRLLTVVDDTLGVVHTHAVAGYLGGILTGIFAEPQLCALFLPVTNSRGVVYGGMQVFKQIVGGLFIIGWNIVVTSIICVAIRFVIPLRMPEEQLLIGDDAVHGEEAYALWGDGELYDETKHDKHYSDDGSQGKFASSGATQVV from the exons ATGGCGGCGTCGGCGTACGAGGCGACTGGCGGAGCTGTGCCGGACTGGCTGAACAAAGGTGACAACGCATGGCAGATGATCTCCGCCACGCTGGTGGGTCTCCAGAGCGTGCCAGGGCTGGTCATCCTCTACGGGAGCATAGTGAAGAAGAAGTGGGCCGTCAACTCCGCCTTCATGGCCCTCTATGCCTTCGCCGCCGTCGTGCTTTGCTGGGTGTCGTGGGCCTACAAGATGTCGTTCGGGGACAAGCTGCTGCCGTTTTGGGGGAAGGCCGGGCCTGCCTTAGGGCAGAAGTTTCTGCTCAAGCACGCTGCCCTCCCCGAATCCACACAGCACCACGCCGACGGCAGTATTGAGACACCCATGGCCATGCCGTTATACCCGATGGCGACCATGGTGTGGTTCCAGTGCGTGTTCGCGGCCATAACACTGATACTGTTGGCAGGGTCGGTGCTGGGGAGAATGAACTTCAAGGCGTGGATGATGTTCGTGCCTCTGTGGCTGACGTTCTCGTACACCGTCGGCGCTTTTAGCTTGTGGGGCGGAGGGTTCTTGTTCCACTGGGGTGTTATGGATTACTCCGGCGGGTACGTCATTCATCTTTCTTCAGGGATTGCTGGTTTCACCACTGCTTACTGG GTAGGACCTAGGGTGAAGAAGGACAGGGAGAGATTCCCACCAAACAACGTACTGCTGACGTTGGCCGGAGCAGGGTTGCTGTGGATGGGATGGGCCGGTTTCAACGGCGGAGATCCGTACGCGGCCAACACAGACTCCTCCATGGCTGTCCTCAACACTAACATCTGCGCCGCCACGAGTCTCTTGGTGTGGACATGGCTCGATGTCATCTTCTTCAACAAGCCCTCCGTCATCGGAGCTGTCCAGGGAATGATTACTGGCCTCGTATGTATTACTCCTGCTGCAG GTCTTGTACAAGGATGGGCAGCAGTAGTGATGGGAGTATTGTCTGGCAGCGTGCCATGGTTCACCATGATGATCGTAGACAAAAGGTGGAGACTCTTAACCGTCGTTGACGACACCCTTGGCGTTGTCCACACCCACGCAGTGGCCGGATACCTAGGCGGCATATTGACCGGCATCTTTGCCGAGCCCCAACTATGCGCACTCTTCTTACCTGTCACGAACTCTCGCGGGGTAGTCTACGGGGGCATGCAAGTGTTCAAACAAATCGTAGGCGGCCTGTTCATCATCGGATGGAACATCGTGGTGACCTCGATCATTTGTGTGGCAATTAGGTTTGTGATTCCTCTACGGATGCCAGAGGAGCAGTTGTTGATTGGAGATGATGCAGTGCATGGGGAAGAGGCCTATGCCTTGTGGGGTGATGGGGAGTTGTATGATGAAACTAAGCATGATAAACATTACTCGGATGATGGCTCACAGGGTAAGTTTGCATCCAGTGGTGCCACTCAGGTTGTCTAA
- the LOC133723549 gene encoding ammonium transporter 3 member 1-like, whose product MAAYDATGGANPVWLNKGDNAWQMTSATLVGLQSVPGLVILYGSIVKKKWAVNSAFMALYAFAAVVICWVTWAYKMSFGEKLLPFWGKAGPALGQKFLLKQAAIPASAHYHANGDLETAMATPWYPMASMVYFHCMFAAITPILLAGSVLGRMNFKAWMMFVPLWLTFSYTVGAFSMWGGGFLFHWGVMDYAGGYVIHLSSGTAGFITAYWVGPRVQMDRERFPPNNVLLTLAGAGLLWMGWAGFNGGDPYAANITASMAVLNTNICAATSLLVWTALDVILFNKPSVIGAVQGMITGLVVITPAAGLVQGWAAIVMGVLAGSVPWFTMMIVDKRWRLLTAVDDTLGVVHTHAVAGFLGGILTGIFAEPQLCKLFLPVTNSRGVAYGGIQVFKQIVAALFIIGWNIVVTSIICVAIRFVVPLRMPEEQLLIGDNAVHGEEAYALWGDGELYDHPSIIINNNGRVAEPPN is encoded by the exons ATGGCGGCGTACGACGCAACTGGCGGAGCGAACCCGGTCTGGCTGAACAAAGGTGACAACGCATGGCAGATGACCTCCGCCACGCTGGTGGGTCTCCAGAGCGTGCCGGGGCTCGTCATCCTCTACGGGAGCATAGTGAAGAAGAAGTGGGCGGTAAACTCCGCTTTCATGGCCCTCTACGCCTTCGCCGCCGTCGTGATCTGCTGGGTGACGTGGGCCTACAAGATGTCGTTCGGGGAGAAGCTGCTGCCGTTTTGGGGCAAGGCCGGGCCTGCCTTAGGGCAGAAGTTTCTGCTCAAGCAGGCTGCCATCCCCGCCTCCGCACACTACCACGCCAACGGCGATCTCGAGACTGCCATGGCCACGCCGTGGTACCCTATGGCTAGCATGGTGTACTTTCACTGCATGTTTGCGGCCATAACACCGATACTGTTGGCAGGGTCGGTGCTGGGGAGAATGAACTTCAAGGCGTGGATGATGTTCGTGCCTCTGTGGCTGACCTTCTCGTACACTGTCGGTGCGTTTAGCATGTGGGGCGGAGGGTTTTTATTTCATTGGGGAGTTATGGACTACGCCGGCGGGTACGTCATTCATCTTTCTTCAGGGACCGCTGGTTTCATCACTGCTTACTGG GTAGGACCTAGGGTGCAGATGGACAGGGAGAGATTCCCACCAAACAACGTGCTGCTGACTTTGGCGGGAGCAGGGTTGCTGTGGATGGGATGGGCCGGTTTCAACGGCGGAGATCCGTATGCGGCCAACATAACCGCCTCCATGGCTGTCCTCAACACTAACATCTGCGCCGCCACGAGTCTCTTGGTGTGGACGGCGCTCGATGTCATCCTCTTCAACAAGCCCTCCGTCATCGGAGCAGTCCAGGGAATGATTACCGGCCTCGTCGTCATTACTCCCGCTGCAG GTCTTGTACAAGGATGGGCAGCAATAGTGATGGGAGTATTGGCTGGCAGCGTGCCATGGTTCACCATGATGATCGTAGACAAAAGGTGGAGACTCTTAACCGCAGTTGACGACACCCTCGGCGTCGTCCATACCCACGCAGTGGCCGGATTCCTAGGTGGCATATTGACCGGCATCTTTGCCGAGCCCCAACTATGTAAGCTCTTCTTGCCAGTCACGAACTCTCGCGGGGTAGCCTACGGGGGCATCCAAGTGTTCAAACAAATCGTAGCCGCCCTGTTCATCATCGGATGGAACATCGTGGTGACCTCAATCATTTGTGTGGCAATTCGGTTTGTGGTTCCTCTACGCATGCCGGAGGAGCAGTTGTTGATTGGAGATAACGCAGTGCATGGGGAAGAGGCCTACGCTTTGTGGGGTGATGGGGAGCTGTACGATCATCCTTCTATTATTATAAATAATAACGGACGTGTGGCTGAGCCTCCCaattag